A part of Aquibium oceanicum genomic DNA contains:
- a CDS encoding ABC transporter ATP-binding protein codes for MSRPLLTFTDVWKTYGHGEAQVHALAGVDLAIERGDFVAIMGPSGSGKSTAMNIIGCLDTPTRGIYAFDGVDAGRLDRGRRAILRNLYIGFVFQGYNLLARTTAVENVELPLVYRGVPARERRGRALAALGRVGLEGRENHTPAELSGGQQQRVAIARAIVSEPTLLVADEPTGNLDTARSHEIMELLTELNHEKNLTIVMVTHESDIATYAERVVKFVDGRIAADSRVEEMA; via the coding sequence ATGTCGAGGCCGCTTCTGACCTTCACGGACGTCTGGAAGACCTATGGCCACGGCGAGGCGCAGGTGCATGCGCTGGCCGGCGTGGACCTCGCCATCGAGCGCGGTGATTTCGTCGCCATCATGGGGCCGTCCGGATCGGGCAAGTCGACGGCGATGAACATCATCGGCTGCCTCGACACGCCGACGCGCGGCATCTACGCCTTCGACGGGGTGGACGCGGGGCGGCTCGATCGGGGCCGCCGCGCCATACTGCGCAACCTCTACATCGGCTTCGTCTTCCAGGGCTACAACCTGCTTGCACGCACCACCGCGGTCGAAAACGTCGAACTGCCGCTCGTCTATCGCGGCGTGCCCGCGCGCGAGCGGCGGGGCAGAGCGCTCGCCGCCCTCGGCCGGGTCGGGCTCGAAGGACGCGAGAACCACACGCCCGCGGAACTCTCCGGCGGCCAGCAGCAGCGCGTGGCGATCGCGCGGGCGATCGTGTCCGAACCGACGCTGCTCGTGGCCGACGAGCCGACCGGAAACCTCGACACCGCCCGCAGCCACGAGATCATGGAGCTTCTGACCGAGCTGAACCACGAGAAGAACCTGACCATCGTCATGGTCACGCACGAATCCGACATCGCCACCTACGCCGAGCGAGTAGTGAAGTTCGTCGACGGCCGGATAGCCGCCGACAGCCGCGTCGAGGAGATGGCGTGA
- a CDS encoding AMP-binding protein — MNGLSEPLGGVLSKSLLTREAEPVTDPAELKPREDKSWVVGDRSVPLLRQTIPQALAQTVARLGYRPAAIFCEAGRRYTWSEFAREVDAVAAGLLALGLEKGDRIGIWSPNRPEWLVTQFATARVGLVLVTINPAYRLSELEYVLNKVGCKALVAAARFKSSDYLEMIRSLAPELETAEPGRLQARRVPSLRAVIRMGAEKSPGMLSFDDLANLAGPAQMRTVDAVSATLDPDEAINIQFTSGTTGAPKGATLTHANILNNADMVTRTIRLTEADRLCIPVPLYHCFGMVMGTLGCVTKGATMVFPGEGFDATSALQAVAGERCTGFYGVPTMFVAMLDHPDFKRFDVTSLRTGIMAGAPCPIEVMKRVVSDLHMPEVTIAYGMTETSPVSFQSHVNDPLEKRVSTVGRIHPHVEVKVIDETGQTVPVGVSGELCTRGYSVMKGYWDDADKTAEAIDADGWMHTGDLATIDGDGYCNIVGRVKDMVIRGGENVYPREVEEFLYRHPKVAQVQVFGVPDERYGEELAAWIVLHPHEEATEEEIRAFCRGQIAHYKVPRYVSFKDALPMTVTGKPQKFIMRDEMVAELGLSESKTA, encoded by the coding sequence ATGAACGGATTGTCGGAACCTCTGGGAGGGGTCCTGTCGAAAAGCCTGCTGACGCGGGAGGCGGAGCCGGTAACCGATCCCGCGGAGCTGAAGCCGCGCGAAGACAAGTCCTGGGTCGTGGGCGACCGATCGGTTCCGCTCCTGCGCCAGACGATCCCGCAAGCGCTTGCGCAGACCGTGGCGCGGCTCGGGTACCGCCCCGCGGCGATCTTCTGCGAGGCGGGGCGGCGCTACACCTGGAGCGAGTTCGCACGCGAGGTCGATGCCGTGGCGGCGGGGCTCCTCGCGCTCGGGCTGGAGAAGGGCGACCGGATCGGCATCTGGTCGCCGAACCGTCCCGAATGGCTGGTCACCCAGTTCGCCACCGCGCGGGTCGGGCTGGTGCTGGTGACGATCAATCCCGCCTACCGCCTCTCCGAACTCGAATACGTGCTGAACAAGGTCGGCTGCAAGGCGCTGGTTGCCGCGGCGCGCTTCAAGTCGAGCGACTATCTCGAAATGATCCGCTCACTTGCGCCGGAACTGGAGACGGCCGAGCCGGGACGGCTACAGGCCAGGCGTGTGCCTTCGCTTCGGGCAGTCATCCGCATGGGCGCGGAAAAATCCCCTGGCATGCTCTCCTTCGATGATCTCGCGAACCTCGCCGGCCCCGCACAGATGCGCACGGTCGATGCCGTCTCGGCCACGCTCGATCCCGACGAGGCGATCAACATCCAGTTCACAAGCGGCACCACCGGCGCGCCGAAGGGCGCGACGCTGACGCATGCCAACATCCTGAACAATGCCGACATGGTCACCCGTACGATCCGGCTCACCGAGGCCGACCGGCTGTGCATCCCCGTGCCGCTCTACCATTGCTTCGGCATGGTGATGGGCACGCTCGGCTGCGTCACCAAGGGTGCGACCATGGTGTTTCCCGGCGAGGGCTTCGATGCGACCTCCGCCCTGCAGGCCGTGGCAGGCGAGCGCTGCACCGGCTTCTACGGCGTGCCGACCATGTTCGTCGCCATGCTCGACCATCCGGATTTCAAGCGCTTCGACGTGACGTCGCTGCGTACCGGCATCATGGCCGGCGCTCCCTGTCCGATCGAGGTGATGAAGCGGGTCGTTTCTGATCTGCACATGCCCGAGGTGACGATTGCCTACGGGATGACGGAGACCAGCCCCGTCTCCTTCCAGAGCCATGTCAACGATCCCTTGGAAAAGCGCGTCTCGACGGTCGGGCGCATTCATCCGCATGTCGAGGTCAAGGTCATCGACGAGACCGGGCAGACCGTGCCGGTCGGCGTCTCGGGCGAACTCTGCACGCGCGGCTATTCCGTCATGAAGGGCTATTGGGACGACGCGGACAAGACGGCCGAGGCGATCGACGCGGACGGCTGGATGCACACCGGCGATCTGGCGACGATCGACGGCGACGGCTACTGCAACATCGTAGGACGCGTAAAGGACATGGTGATCCGCGGCGGCGAGAACGTCTATCCGCGCGAGGTCGAGGAGTTCCTCTATCGCCATCCCAAGGTCGCGCAGGTGCAGGTGTTCGGCGTGCCGGACGAGCGCTATGGCGAGGAACTGGCGGCCTGGATCGTGCTTCACCCGCACGAGGAAGCGACCGAGGAAGAGATCCGAGCCTTCTGCCGCGGCCAGATCGCGCACTACAAAGTGCCGCGCTATGTAAGCTTCAAGGACGCCTTGCCGATGACGGTCACCGGCAAGCCGCAAAAATTCATCATGCGCGACGAGATGGTGGCCGAACTCGGACTCAGCGAATCGAAGACCGCGTGA
- a CDS encoding efflux RND transporter periplasmic adaptor subunit yields the protein MDQIVERPKPAETPTQSIEDALGMAGGTRRRGRRWVWLVLLLFVAAAGAYAWWSASSGSGDVVAYQTVPAARGDLTVEITATGTLQPLTQVDVSSELSGVVRAVPVRENQTVAKGDVLAELDTTRLSAQVERAEASLQAAEAKLNEARTTLKETEQTLARTQSLSGRGMVTEQALEGAVASRDRANSAVATAQANVAIAAADLKLQRADLAKSTIYAPIDGIVLTRDVDPGQTVASSLSAPVLFVIAENLETMIVEAAIDEADIGAVAKGQDARFTVDAFPNRRFDATISDISFASVTTEGVVTYDARLAVDNSDLALRPGMTATVSVVTREANDVVLVPSAAFRFRPPAIERDSGGFGLQDLFGGRRMSRIFERRQSTVAADGSRTLYVLRDGQPTATSVRTGSTDGENTEILSGLEEGDLVVTGTGQPGARARR from the coding sequence ATGGACCAGATCGTCGAGCGGCCGAAGCCGGCCGAGACCCCGACACAATCGATCGAGGACGCGCTCGGCATGGCCGGCGGCACGCGCCGTCGCGGCCGGCGCTGGGTATGGCTCGTCCTCCTCCTTTTCGTGGCGGCGGCCGGGGCCTACGCGTGGTGGTCCGCGTCGAGCGGTTCTGGAGACGTCGTGGCCTATCAGACGGTGCCCGCCGCGCGCGGCGATCTGACCGTCGAGATCACCGCCACCGGTACCCTTCAGCCGCTTACACAGGTCGACGTTTCCAGCGAGCTTTCCGGCGTCGTACGCGCCGTGCCGGTCCGGGAGAACCAGACGGTCGCAAAGGGCGACGTCCTGGCCGAACTCGACACGACGCGTCTCTCCGCCCAGGTCGAGCGCGCCGAGGCCTCCCTGCAGGCCGCCGAGGCGAAGCTCAACGAGGCGCGGACGACGCTGAAGGAGACGGAACAGACGCTGGCGCGCACCCAGAGCCTGTCCGGACGCGGCATGGTCACCGAACAGGCGCTGGAAGGCGCGGTCGCCTCCCGCGATCGTGCCAACAGCGCCGTCGCGACCGCTCAGGCCAACGTCGCCATCGCCGCGGCGGATCTGAAGCTTCAGCGCGCCGACCTCGCCAAGAGCACCATCTACGCGCCCATCGACGGCATCGTCCTGACCCGGGACGTCGATCCCGGACAGACCGTGGCCTCGTCGCTATCGGCGCCCGTGCTTTTCGTCATCGCTGAAAACCTCGAGACCATGATCGTGGAGGCGGCGATCGACGAGGCCGACATCGGCGCCGTCGCCAAGGGCCAGGACGCCCGCTTCACCGTCGATGCATTTCCGAACCGCCGCTTCGACGCGACGATCTCCGACATCTCCTTCGCCTCGGTCACCACCGAGGGCGTCGTGACCTATGACGCCAGGCTGGCGGTCGACAATTCCGACCTAGCGTTGCGGCCGGGCATGACGGCGACCGTGTCGGTCGTGACGCGCGAGGCCAACGACGTCGTTCTCGTGCCGAGCGCCGCCTTCCGGTTCCGGCCGCCTGCGATCGAGCGCGATTCGGGAGGCTTCGGCCTGCAGGACCTCTTCGGCGGACGCCGCATGAGCCGCATCTTCGAACGGCGCCAGTCTACCGTCGCGGCCGATGGTTCGCGCACGCTCTACGTGCTGCGCGACGGGCAGCCGACGGCGACCAGCGTGCGCACCGGCTCGACCGACGGCGAGAACACTGAGATCCTCTCCGGCCTCGAGGAAGGCGACCTCGTGGTCACCGGCACCGGTCAGCCCGGCGCGCGGGCGCGACGCTGA
- a CDS encoding PhzF family phenazine biosynthesis protein, with protein sequence MTPRRYQIYDVFTDRALAGNPLAIVHDAEGLSAEAMQAIAAEFNLSETVFVAPPSHPVHTAAIRIFTPRSELPFAGHPTVGTAIALFERDGMQERTGGTAILVLEEKVGPVRCAVTRTDGATAFAEFDLPRLPEPVALSAEPELIAAALGLDPDDIGFENHRPAAWSAGVPFVAVPVSGLDAAARASMDAHAWLDIAPRIGSTIAYAYVYCRETVDHACGFHARMFATHDGIPEDPATGAAAAAFAGQIMQHDEPLDGDYRVWIEQGVEIGRPSAIRLEIDVAQGQIGAARIGGHAIRMAEGTLSV encoded by the coding sequence ATGACGCCGCGCCGGTACCAGATCTACGACGTCTTCACGGATCGCGCGCTCGCCGGCAATCCGCTGGCGATCGTCCACGATGCCGAAGGCCTTTCCGCCGAGGCCATGCAGGCGATCGCCGCCGAATTCAATCTCTCCGAGACCGTCTTCGTCGCGCCTCCGTCCCATCCGGTCCATACCGCCGCCATCCGCATCTTCACGCCACGCTCGGAATTGCCCTTCGCCGGGCACCCGACGGTGGGCACCGCGATCGCGCTGTTCGAACGGGACGGAATGCAGGAGAGGACCGGCGGGACGGCGATCCTGGTGCTGGAGGAAAAGGTCGGCCCGGTGCGCTGTGCCGTCACTCGGACGGACGGGGCAACGGCCTTCGCTGAGTTCGACCTGCCGCGCTTGCCGGAGCCTGTGGCGCTCTCTGCCGAGCCCGAGCTCATCGCCGCAGCGCTCGGCCTTGATCCCGACGACATCGGCTTCGAGAATCACCGGCCCGCGGCATGGTCTGCGGGCGTACCCTTCGTGGCGGTACCCGTCAGCGGGCTCGATGCCGCAGCTCGCGCCAGTATGGACGCCCACGCCTGGCTCGACATCGCGCCCCGCATCGGGTCGACGATCGCCTACGCCTATGTCTACTGTCGGGAGACGGTCGACCACGCATGCGGTTTCCATGCCCGCATGTTCGCCACTCATGACGGCATCCCCGAGGATCCGGCGACGGGAGCGGCGGCGGCAGCCTTCGCCGGCCAGATCATGCAGCACGACGAGCCTCTGGACGGCGACTACCGGGTCTGGATCGAGCAAGGCGTGGAGATAGGCCGGCCCTCAGCGATCCGGCTCGAGATCGACGTCGCGCAAGGCCAGATCGGCGCTGCCCGGATCGGAGGACACGCGATCCGAATGGCCGAGGGTACGCTGTCGGTCTGA
- a CDS encoding amidase produces the protein MTDTRSALDIRGLTAGYGRIPVLHGIDLTVAADEFVGILGHNGMGKSTLLKTVMGFIPATGGTVRLDGEDVTGLPPHERSRRGIGYVPQGRGIFPKLSVRDNLRMAWHADTGLDEGEAVDRVLADFPRVERLLDRDGGALSGGEQQLLALARCLMANPWLLLLDEPTEGIQPSIIEEIEDTLTRLRRSRGLTVVLVEQNFEFIATLSDRVVVLERGRVTGEIHAEALKDPRQVEEFLGFGSVRRTRAGGGHGATSPSPARPAGSRPSGAPAQALPGVPTFSPAGNPAMAAHAMLSPSSARPAPAAMAASYPSSTHSAPPAAAPAIPRGPERAPTDLPREFSMSIRRPTLEQMRSLVGGLHMSMGDREIMDYMTLMEATFEAYDVVAGMPDNLPQVKYPRTPGYRPPASENPMNAWYVKSEVRGAHSGPLAGRKIVLKDNVCLAGVPMMNGASTLEGYTPDVDATVVTRILDAGGTIVGKAHCEFFCLSGGSHTNATGPVHNPWKRGYIAGGSSSGSGALVGAGEVDMAIGGDQGGSIRMPASFSGAYGMKATHGLVPYTGIMPIEPTIDHAGPITQNVRDNALLLEVIAGEDGLDPRQYAPRIDRYTDALGQGVSGMRIGIVREGFGRPESEADVDEKVRVAARRFRDLGATVEDISVPMHMQGQAIWTPIALEGLTDIMMHGNGFATGWRGLYVTSLLDYHSNWRARADELSKSLKISMFVGEYMLKHHRGHYYAKAQNLSRRLRAAYDAALGQYDLLLMPTMPMKAQPLPPSDAPLALYIQRAFEMIGNTCPFDTTGHPAMTIPCGLSEGLPIGMMLIGRHYQESTIYRAAAAFERIGDWRTM, from the coding sequence ATGACCGACACGCGCTCCGCTCTCGACATCCGCGGCCTGACGGCCGGCTACGGGCGCATCCCCGTCCTGCACGGCATCGACCTGACCGTCGCCGCTGACGAATTCGTCGGCATTCTCGGCCACAACGGCATGGGGAAGTCGACGCTCCTGAAGACCGTGATGGGGTTTATCCCCGCGACGGGCGGCACGGTGAGGCTCGACGGCGAGGACGTCACCGGGCTTCCCCCGCACGAGCGTTCGCGGCGCGGCATCGGCTACGTGCCGCAGGGCAGGGGCATCTTCCCGAAACTGTCCGTGCGCGACAACCTGCGCATGGCCTGGCATGCCGACACGGGGCTGGACGAGGGCGAAGCCGTCGACCGCGTGCTCGCCGATTTCCCGCGCGTCGAGCGCCTTCTCGATCGCGACGGCGGTGCGCTATCCGGCGGCGAGCAACAGTTGCTGGCGCTTGCCCGCTGCCTCATGGCCAATCCCTGGCTCCTCCTTCTCGACGAACCGACCGAGGGCATACAGCCCTCCATCATCGAGGAGATCGAGGACACGCTGACAAGATTGCGCAGGAGCCGCGGCCTGACCGTCGTGCTGGTCGAGCAGAATTTCGAGTTCATCGCCACGCTGTCCGACCGGGTCGTCGTCCTGGAGCGCGGCCGCGTCACCGGCGAGATCCATGCCGAGGCGCTGAAGGACCCGCGCCAGGTGGAGGAATTCCTCGGCTTCGGATCGGTGCGCCGCACCCGTGCCGGCGGCGGCCATGGCGCGACATCACCCTCGCCCGCGCGGCCCGCCGGCTCCCGCCCCTCCGGCGCACCGGCGCAGGCCCTGCCCGGCGTGCCGACCTTCAGCCCCGCCGGCAATCCCGCCATGGCCGCGCATGCGATGCTCTCGCCCTCATCGGCGCGCCCCGCGCCGGCCGCGATGGCTGCGTCCTATCCATCGTCCACCCATTCCGCGCCTCCTGCCGCAGCGCCTGCGATCCCGCGCGGCCCGGAGCGTGCGCCAACCGATCTTCCGAGGGAGTTTTCAATGAGCATCAGGCGACCCACGCTGGAGCAGATGCGCAGTCTGGTCGGCGGCCTCCACATGTCGATGGGCGACCGGGAGATCATGGATTACATGACGCTGATGGAAGCGACCTTCGAGGCCTACGACGTCGTTGCCGGCATGCCCGACAACCTGCCGCAGGTGAAGTATCCGCGCACGCCGGGCTATCGGCCTCCGGCGTCCGAAAACCCGATGAACGCCTGGTACGTCAAGTCCGAGGTGCGCGGTGCGCATTCGGGACCGCTCGCTGGGCGAAAGATCGTGCTCAAGGACAATGTCTGCCTGGCAGGCGTGCCGATGATGAACGGTGCCTCGACGCTGGAAGGCTATACGCCCGACGTCGACGCCACCGTCGTCACCCGCATCCTCGACGCGGGCGGCACCATCGTGGGCAAGGCGCATTGCGAATTTTTCTGCCTTTCGGGCGGCAGCCACACCAACGCGACCGGGCCTGTTCATAACCCCTGGAAGAGGGGCTACATCGCCGGCGGCTCGTCCTCCGGCTCCGGGGCGCTGGTCGGGGCGGGAGAGGTCGACATGGCGATCGGCGGCGACCAGGGCGGCTCGATCCGCATGCCGGCCTCCTTCTCCGGCGCCTACGGCATGAAGGCCACCCACGGGCTGGTGCCCTATACCGGAATCATGCCGATCGAGCCGACGATCGACCATGCCGGACCGATCACCCAGAACGTGCGCGACAACGCGCTGCTGCTGGAAGTCATCGCCGGAGAGGACGGCCTCGACCCACGCCAGTACGCGCCGCGCATCGACCGTTACACCGACGCGCTCGGGCAGGGGGTGTCGGGCATGCGCATCGGCATCGTGCGCGAGGGGTTCGGCCGCCCTGAATCGGAAGCGGACGTCGACGAGAAGGTCCGCGTCGCCGCCCGGCGCTTCCGCGATCTCGGCGCGACGGTGGAGGACATTTCCGTTCCCATGCACATGCAGGGCCAGGCGATCTGGACGCCGATCGCGCTTGAAGGCCTGACCGACATCATGATGCATGGCAACGGCTTTGCCACCGGCTGGCGCGGACTCTACGTCACCAGCCTGCTCGACTATCATTCCAATTGGCGCGCACGCGCCGACGAACTGTCGAAGAGCCTGAAGATCTCGATGTTCGTGGGCGAGTACATGCTCAAGCACCATCGCGGGCACTACTACGCCAAGGCGCAGAACCTGTCGCGTCGGCTGCGCGCGGCCTACGACGCCGCGCTCGGCCAGTACGATCTGCTGCTGATGCCCACCATGCCCATGAAGGCTCAGCCGCTGCCGCCGTCCGACGCGCCTCTCGCCCTCTACATCCAGCGCGCCTTCGAGATGATCGGCAACACCTGTCCGTTCGACACGACAGGGCACCCGGCGATGACCATTCCCTGCGGCCTGTCGGAAGGGCTCCCGATCGGCATGATGCTGATCGGGCGGCACTACCAGGAGAGCACGATCTACCGGGCTGCCGCCGCCTTCGAGCGGATCGGAGACTGGCGGACGATGTGA